From Pusillibacter faecalis, one genomic window encodes:
- a CDS encoding HD domain-containing protein, with the protein MKACPNREAALALLKKYNSEPFHIQHALTVEGVMRWYAQELGYGEDADFWAAVGLLHDVDFEKWPEEHCQKAPELLAEIGGSDELIHAVCSHGYGLCCDVEPVHEMEKVLFAADELTGLIGAAARMRPSKSCQDMEVSSLKKKFKDKKFAAGCSRDVITTGAERLGWTLEELMEKTILAMRSCEESVFCDLENF; encoded by the coding sequence ATGAAAGCTTGCCCAAATCGGGAGGCTGCGCTGGCCCTGTTGAAAAAGTATAATAGCGAGCCCTTCCATATTCAGCACGCACTGACGGTGGAGGGCGTGATGCGCTGGTATGCCCAGGAGTTGGGTTACGGCGAGGACGCAGACTTTTGGGCTGCCGTGGGCCTTCTGCACGATGTGGACTTTGAGAAGTGGCCGGAGGAGCACTGCCAAAAGGCTCCAGAGCTGCTGGCGGAAATCGGTGGCAGCGATGAGCTGATCCACGCAGTATGCAGCCATGGCTACGGGCTTTGCTGCGATGTGGAGCCTGTTCATGAGATGGAGAAGGTGCTCTTTGCGGCCGATGAGCTGACAGGGCTCATCGGCGCCGCCGCTAGGATGCGGCCCAGTAAAAGCTGCCAGGATATGGAGGTCAGCTCCCTGAAGAAAAAATTTAAGGACAAGAAGTTTGCTGCGGGCTGCTCTCGGGATGTGATTACTACCGGTGCAGAGCGCCTTGGGTGGACCTTGGAGGAACTCATGGAAAAGACCATACTGGCAATGCGCTCCTGTGAGGAATCTGTTTTTTGTGATCTGGAAAATTTTTAA
- a CDS encoding DUF2461 domain-containing protein: MFTGFTDETVDFMWGIRFNNERSWFEAHKQVYLTHFYRPMCDLADEVYEFLRQERPDAGLIRKVTRIYRDARRLHGRGPYKESLWFTVEQPAEQWTSRPAFWFELMPEGWSYGMGYWMPKPVTMAKLRARIDRDPRTMERLTRALGRQREFTLDAENYRRPKSAAPSKLLEPWYQVKSFTISHQEKLTDELFSREIVGRLRSGYAFLLPYYDYFVTLDGDPDPRETP; the protein is encoded by the coding sequence ATGTTTACTGGCTTTACGGATGAGACCGTGGACTTCATGTGGGGTATCCGCTTCAACAATGAGCGATCCTGGTTTGAGGCCCATAAACAGGTCTATCTTACGCACTTCTATCGTCCTATGTGCGATTTGGCGGATGAGGTGTATGAGTTTTTGCGGCAAGAGCGGCCGGACGCGGGGCTGATCCGCAAGGTGACACGCATCTATCGGGATGCCCGCCGGCTCCACGGCCGGGGACCCTATAAGGAGAGCCTGTGGTTCACGGTAGAACAGCCAGCGGAGCAGTGGACCAGCCGTCCCGCGTTCTGGTTTGAGCTGATGCCGGAGGGATGGAGTTATGGAATGGGCTATTGGATGCCAAAGCCCGTTACCATGGCCAAGCTGCGGGCTCGTATTGACCGGGACCCCAGGACGATGGAGAGACTTACCCGTGCGCTGGGACGGCAGAGAGAATTTACCCTGGATGCGGAGAACTACCGGCGTCCAAAATCTGCCGCACCCTCGAAGCTGCTGGAGCCGTGGTACCAGGTGAAATCCTTTACCATCTCCCATCAGGAGAAGCTGACGGACGAGCTGTTCAGCCGGGAGATTGTAGGGCGGCTGCGGAGTGGATATGCGTTTCTATTGCCCTACTACGATTATTTTGTAACACTGGACGGTGACCCGGACCCCCGGGAGACGCCGTGA
- a CDS encoding AAA family ATPase encodes MNKVITISREYGAGGHTIGKRVAQELGIELYDKDIVRETVRASGYDTETVQQEEEEVSKTSSFLKSILSNSVYYPNMQDAIHDIQKAVILRYAHTGPCVILGRCADEILRSSGIPCLNVFIHAGDIHRAERLRQMTGVADPTELQRMMAKKDSLRRNYYNHYTNRQWGDSHNYHLTLDSGVLGDELCAQMIISAARGMQ; translated from the coding sequence ATGAACAAAGTTATTACCATCAGCCGGGAATATGGTGCCGGAGGACATACCATTGGAAAGCGGGTGGCCCAGGAGCTGGGAATTGAGCTTTACGACAAAGATATCGTTCGGGAGACGGTGCGAGCCAGCGGCTATGACACTGAGACGGTCCAGCAGGAAGAGGAGGAGGTTTCCAAGACCAGCTCGTTCCTCAAGAGCATTCTGTCCAACAGTGTATATTATCCCAATATGCAGGATGCCATTCACGACATCCAAAAAGCGGTAATTCTGCGCTATGCGCACACAGGCCCCTGTGTCATTTTGGGCCGCTGCGCTGATGAGATTCTCCGCTCCAGCGGGATTCCCTGCCTGAATGTTTTTATCCATGCCGGAGACATCCATCGGGCGGAGCGGCTGCGGCAGATGACTGGCGTGGCGGACCCAACGGAGCTGCAGCGAATGATGGCAAAGAAGGACAGCCTCCGCCGCAATTACTATAATCACTATACAAACCGACAGTGGGGCGACAGCCATAACTATCATCTGACGCTGGACAGTGGCGTTCTGGGCGACGAGTTGTGCGCACAGATGATTATCTCCGCCGCCCGCGGCATGCAGTGA
- a CDS encoding ferritin-like domain-containing protein — MEQNLHTPEVYDFRRYDHLWQRVAPGLEPYPAPGQDASARGNPQTPAFDETEAAVPAAAQTNSTSALTPAQQDSQLPGAAPDPCCMGSAAAEMLSVLEGFIEEELGDQRHLQAMVRQSPSWARQRLRDMAAEEGERARRLMAIYYLITGECYRPSISSERITVGRWCAALRERYHAAACNGLNYARAAEGTTDPCLASLLEELSDGEYRQANALLAMLERSLRG; from the coding sequence ATGGAACAGAATTTACATACACCGGAGGTATATGACTTCCGAAGATATGATCATCTCTGGCAGCGTGTGGCCCCTGGGCTGGAGCCTTATCCAGCGCCTGGGCAGGACGCGTCTGCAAGGGGAAATCCTCAGACGCCCGCCTTTGATGAGACAGAGGCGGCAGTACCAGCGGCAGCCCAGACCAATTCTACATCCGCATTGACACCGGCACAGCAGGACAGTCAGCTTCCAGGCGCGGCACCGGACCCCTGCTGCATGGGAAGCGCCGCAGCGGAGATGCTGAGCGTACTGGAGGGGTTTATTGAGGAGGAACTGGGAGACCAAAGACATCTGCAGGCAATGGTGCGCCAATCGCCATCCTGGGCCCGCCAGCGCCTGCGGGACATGGCGGCGGAAGAGGGAGAGCGGGCCAGAAGGCTGATGGCGATCTACTATCTGATCACTGGCGAGTGCTATCGGCCCAGCATCAGCAGCGAGCGCATCACAGTGGGCCGCTGGTGCGCTGCGCTGCGGGAGCGCTATCATGCCGCAGCTTGCAACGGCCTGAACTACGCGCGAGCGGCAGAGGGAACCACGGACCCCTGCCTGGCCAGCCTGCTAGAGGAGCTGAGCGATGGAGAATACCGCCAGGCTAACGCCCTGCTGGCCATGCTGGAGAGAAGCCTTCGCGGGTGA
- a CDS encoding ABC transporter ATP-binding protein, whose protein sequence is MLELKSISYSVQESTGELGILKDISLTIDDHRLVVFTGPNGGGKTTLAKIIMGLATPTSGQIFWNGQDITSLDITSRAKLGISYGFQQPPRFKGLTVRNLLTLASGDKALSKDQCCQYLTKVGLCANDYLDREVDVSLSGGEVKRIEIASILARNSQLMIFDEPEAGIDLWSFSRLTETFEQIHATGGATMIIISHQERIISLADEVVVVGDGTIRHRGSAEDILPKILADTLSGCPVLSKEVQAR, encoded by the coding sequence ATGCTGGAACTGAAATCCATCAGCTACTCCGTTCAAGAGAGCACCGGAGAATTGGGGATTCTCAAGGACATTTCCCTCACCATTGACGATCACCGTCTGGTCGTGTTCACCGGCCCTAATGGCGGCGGCAAAACCACGCTAGCTAAAATCATCATGGGACTGGCGACCCCAACCTCCGGTCAGATTTTCTGGAACGGTCAGGATATTACGAGCCTGGACATCACCTCCCGCGCAAAACTTGGGATCAGCTATGGTTTCCAGCAGCCGCCCCGTTTCAAAGGGCTGACGGTCCGCAATCTGCTGACTCTGGCTTCCGGCGATAAGGCGCTTTCCAAGGATCAGTGCTGCCAGTATCTGACCAAGGTGGGCCTGTGCGCCAACGATTACTTGGACCGAGAAGTGGATGTGAGTCTCTCCGGCGGCGAGGTCAAGCGGATTGAGATCGCCTCCATCCTGGCACGGAACAGCCAGCTCATGATTTTTGACGAGCCAGAGGCGGGCATCGACCTGTGGAGTTTTTCCCGCTTGACAGAGACCTTCGAGCAGATTCATGCAACAGGCGGCGCCACCATGATCATCATCTCCCACCAGGAGCGAATCATCTCCCTGGCAGATGAGGTAGTGGTTGTCGGGGATGGTACCATTCGTCATCGTGGCAGCGCGGAGGATATTTTGCCAAAGATTCTGGCGGACACGCTGAGCGGTTGTCCGGTACTGAGCAAGGAGGTGCAGGCGCGATGA
- a CDS encoding SufB/SufD family protein gives MMDTEIDRELLEKIADLLGKPVGAFNIRKDCGCDGRESTEHIKIDNRADGKSGIDIRILDGTVGETCHIPVIITKPGIEETVYNDFYIGENCDVTIVAGCGIHNCGDQESRHDGIHTFHVGRNSHVHYSEKHYAEGDGTGAKVFNPQTIVYLDEGASIQMDTVQIRGVDSTKRYTKIVCGKDAEAVITERLLTHGTQSAHSDMEIVLDGEGSKGRVISRSVAQDQSSQVFYPRMVGNAACFGHVQCDSIIMGEAKIKSIPAITANCTEAQLVHEAAIGKIAGDQLLKLETLGLTPEEAEERILEGFLA, from the coding sequence ATGATGGACACTGAGATCGACCGCGAGCTGTTGGAGAAAATTGCGGACCTGCTGGGAAAACCTGTCGGTGCATTCAATATCCGCAAGGATTGCGGGTGTGACGGTCGGGAGTCCACAGAGCATATCAAGATTGACAATCGTGCCGATGGGAAAAGCGGCATTGATATCCGAATTCTGGACGGTACTGTGGGCGAGACCTGCCACATCCCCGTGATTATTACAAAGCCCGGCATTGAGGAGACTGTATATAATGACTTTTATATCGGTGAAAACTGTGACGTCACCATTGTGGCGGGCTGCGGTATCCACAACTGTGGCGATCAGGAATCCCGGCATGACGGTATCCATACCTTCCATGTAGGCCGGAACTCCCATGTGCATTACAGCGAAAAGCACTATGCCGAGGGCGATGGGACGGGTGCGAAGGTCTTTAACCCCCAGACCATTGTATACCTGGATGAAGGTGCTTCCATCCAAATGGACACCGTTCAGATTCGGGGCGTAGATTCCACCAAGCGCTATACCAAAATTGTCTGCGGCAAAGATGCCGAGGCGGTGATCACGGAGCGGTTGTTAACTCATGGCACCCAGTCGGCCCACAGCGACATGGAAATCGTCCTGGACGGGGAAGGTTCCAAGGGGCGTGTGATCTCCCGGTCCGTTGCCCAGGACCAATCCAGCCAGGTGTTTTATCCCCGAATGGTGGGCAACGCCGCCTGCTTTGGCCATGTACAGTGCGACTCCATCATCATGGGAGAGGCCAAAATCAAATCCATTCCCGCCATTACCGCCAACTGTACGGAGGCGCAGTTAGTCCACGAGGCCGCCATCGGGAAAATCGCCGGAGACCAGCTTTTGAAGCTGGAAACCCTGGGCTTGACGCCGGAGGAGGCGGAAGAGCGGATTCTGGAGGGCTTCCTGGCCTGA
- a CDS encoding PspA/IM30 family protein, with the protein MAILERFADIIKANINDLLDKCEDPAKMIDQYLRDLTEDLAEVKKETAAVMAEETRTRRMLEENTAEVKRYEELAKKALTAGNEGDARVFLGKKQQLADKAASLQATYDAAHANAEKMRQMHDKLVGDIETLHGRREMVKAKMAVAKTQEKVNKVGASADKAAGAMSAFERMERKADQMLDQANAMAELNTAPVDEAAALEAKYASAAGDAAVDEELAKLKAELGL; encoded by the coding sequence ATGGCAATTCTGGAGCGTTTTGCAGATATTATCAAGGCCAACATCAATGACCTGCTGGACAAATGCGAGGACCCGGCAAAGATGATTGACCAGTACCTGCGGGACTTAACTGAAGATCTGGCAGAGGTGAAGAAGGAGACTGCCGCTGTGATGGCAGAGGAGACCCGGACCCGGCGGATGCTGGAGGAGAACACCGCTGAGGTCAAACGGTATGAGGAGCTGGCAAAAAAGGCCCTGACTGCCGGCAATGAGGGGGATGCCCGCGTGTTCCTAGGCAAGAAGCAGCAGCTTGCGGACAAGGCTGCCAGCCTGCAGGCTACCTACGACGCGGCCCATGCCAATGCGGAGAAGATGCGTCAGATGCATGACAAGCTGGTTGGGGATATTGAGACCCTTCATGGCCGCAGGGAAATGGTCAAAGCAAAGATGGCTGTGGCGAAAACCCAGGAAAAGGTCAACAAGGTGGGGGCCAGCGCAGATAAGGCGGCTGGTGCCATGAGCGCCTTTGAGCGCATGGAGCGCAAAGCGGATCAGATGCTGGACCAAGCCAATGCCATGGCGGAGCTGAACACTGCGCCAGTGGACGAGGCTGCCGCTTTAGAGGCCAAATATGCCTCCGCCGCAGGGGATGCGGCAGTAGACGAAGAGCTGGCGAAACTGAAAGCCGAGCTCGGATTGTAA
- the rny gene encoding ribonuclease Y — MIQSVISAILGLVVGGVIFFPLGIRYRKNVSEKEISSAEEEGKRIINEAIKSAETKKKEALLEAKEEILKNRSEYEKEEKSRRADLQRQENRLQQKEENLDRKTEAIEKKEESLAQKHAAMDKENEEIKVIKRSQTEMLERISGFTAEEAKQYLIDQVESEVTHETALKIKEVESRMKEECEARAREVVAQAIQRCAADSVAEMTVSVVPLPNDDMKGRIIGREGRNIRAIETLTGVDLIIDDTPEAITVSCFEPVRREIARLALEKLIADGRIHPTHIEEMVEKARREVESTIKAEGERVVFECGIRNLHPELVKMLGRLHYRTSYGQNVLLHSVEVSHIAGMMAAELGADVQAAKRAGLLHDLGKAVDHEMEGTHVALGVEFARKYKEKEDIIHAIEAHHNDVEPRTIVACLVQAADAISAARPGARRENLENYIKRLEQLETITGSYPGVDKAYAIQAGREVRVMVKPEQVSEDRMVILARELAKKIEEEMEYPGQIKVHVLRETKVVEYAK; from the coding sequence ATGATACAATCTGTCATCAGCGCCATTCTGGGGCTGGTGGTCGGCGGCGTGATATTCTTCCCACTGGGTATTCGCTATCGGAAAAACGTGTCTGAAAAGGAGATCTCCAGCGCTGAGGAAGAGGGAAAGCGCATTATCAACGAGGCCATCAAGAGCGCCGAGACCAAGAAAAAAGAAGCCCTTTTGGAAGCCAAAGAGGAGATTTTGAAAAACCGCAGCGAATACGAGAAGGAAGAAAAATCTCGCAGAGCGGACCTACAGCGACAGGAAAACCGTCTGCAGCAAAAGGAGGAAAACCTGGACCGCAAGACGGAGGCCATTGAAAAGAAAGAGGAGTCCCTGGCGCAAAAGCATGCAGCCATGGACAAAGAAAATGAAGAGATCAAGGTGATCAAGCGCAGCCAGACGGAGATGCTGGAGCGAATCTCCGGCTTTACCGCTGAGGAAGCGAAACAATATCTGATTGATCAGGTGGAGTCTGAGGTGACTCACGAGACTGCCCTCAAGATCAAAGAGGTGGAGTCCCGGATGAAGGAGGAGTGCGAGGCCCGCGCCCGGGAAGTGGTGGCCCAGGCCATCCAGCGGTGCGCCGCTGATTCCGTGGCTGAAATGACCGTCAGTGTGGTTCCCCTGCCCAATGACGACATGAAGGGAAGAATCATCGGCCGCGAGGGCCGCAATATCCGCGCCATTGAAACGCTGACGGGCGTGGATCTGATTATTGACGACACGCCGGAGGCGATCACCGTCAGCTGCTTTGAACCGGTACGGCGGGAGATTGCCCGACTGGCGCTGGAAAAGCTGATTGCCGACGGCCGGATTCATCCCACCCACATCGAAGAAATGGTGGAAAAGGCCCGCCGGGAGGTGGAATCTACCATCAAGGCAGAGGGTGAGCGCGTGGTGTTTGAATGCGGCATCCGGAATCTCCATCCGGAGCTTGTAAAAATGCTGGGACGGCTCCATTACCGCACCAGCTATGGACAGAACGTGCTGCTGCACTCTGTGGAGGTCAGCCATATCGCCGGCATGATGGCTGCGGAGCTGGGGGCGGATGTGCAGGCTGCCAAGCGGGCCGGCCTGCTCCATGATCTGGGCAAGGCCGTGGACCACGAGATGGAGGGAACCCATGTGGCCCTAGGCGTGGAGTTTGCCAGAAAATATAAGGAAAAAGAGGACATTATTCACGCCATTGAAGCCCATCACAATGATGTAGAGCCCCGGACGATTGTTGCCTGCTTGGTGCAGGCGGCGGACGCGATTTCCGCAGCCCGCCCTGGCGCCCGCCGCGAAAACTTGGAGAATTACATCAAGCGCCTTGAACAGCTTGAGACGATCACCGGCAGCTATCCCGGCGTGGACAAGGCCTACGCCATCCAGGCCGGCCGCGAGGTCCGTGTGATGGTGAAGCCGGAGCAGGTCAGTGAGGACAGGATGGTGATTCTTGCCCGAGAACTGGCCAAGAAAATTGAGGAAGAGATGGAATATCCCGGCCAGATCAAGGTCCATGTTCTGCGGGAGACCAAGGTTGTGGAATACGCAAAATAA
- a CDS encoding SH3 domain-containing protein: MYVTGSGSEEYNMNLLADALVPYLLSNGIQYKRNQPDMTAGSSVRDANTGYYDLYLALHSNASPEGRYGENRGIIAFYYPGSTQGQRAAELIVEELRDIYPLPNQVTTRSTTTLGEVRLPNAPAVLVEIGYHDNYADAVWLEGHWDAIAQQLARALTRFFGLPFIYPMDPVTGTVSLSYGTLNLRSYPSSTGTVIASIPNGASVTVYGEWQGWYVVHYRNYVGYAAAAYIDT; the protein is encoded by the coding sequence ATGTATGTCACCGGCAGCGGCTCCGAGGAGTATAATATGAATCTGCTGGCGGACGCTCTGGTTCCCTATCTGCTGTCCAATGGCATTCAATATAAACGCAACCAGCCGGATATGACTGCCGGCAGCTCCGTTCGAGACGCCAACACCGGATACTATGACTTGTATTTGGCGCTTCATTCCAACGCATCCCCAGAGGGACGTTACGGCGAGAACCGAGGAATTATCGCCTTTTATTATCCCGGTAGCACCCAGGGGCAGCGGGCCGCGGAGCTGATTGTAGAAGAGCTGCGGGACATTTATCCCCTGCCCAATCAAGTTACAACTCGTTCTACGACCACATTGGGAGAGGTGCGGCTGCCAAATGCCCCGGCGGTATTAGTGGAGATTGGCTACCACGATAACTATGCGGATGCCGTCTGGCTGGAAGGCCACTGGGATGCCATTGCCCAGCAGCTGGCAAGGGCGTTGACCCGCTTTTTCGGCCTGCCTTTTATCTATCCCATGGACCCGGTGACGGGGACGGTTTCTCTCAGCTATGGGACGCTGAACCTGCGGAGCTACCCATCCTCCACTGGCACCGTGATTGCAAGCATCCCGAATGGGGCCTCTGTCACGGTTTATGGAGAGTGGCAGGGCTGGTATGTGGTGCATTATAGAAATTACGTTGGGTATGCCGCGGCAGCGTACATTGATACCTGA